In Immundisolibacter sp., the following proteins share a genomic window:
- the cysT gene encoding sulfate ABC transporter permease subunit CysT, translated as MLSQIRSRSVLPGFGLTLGFTVLYLSLIVLIPLSATFLKAAQLGWEGIWQAVSSPRVLASYRLTFGASLFAATINLVFGLLVAWVLVRYRFPGRRLVDALVDLPFALPTAVAGIALTALYAPNGWLGALLVPLGVKVAFTPLGIVVALIFIGLPFVVRTVQPVLEDAEAELEEAAASLGAGRLTTFRRVILPTIWPALLTGFTLAFARALGEYGSVIFIAGNLPFVSEITPLLIITKLEQYDYAGATAIAASMLTLSFLLLLPINLLQAWSRRRTGGV; from the coding sequence ATGCTTTCCCAGATTCGCTCGCGCAGCGTGCTACCCGGCTTCGGGCTCACGCTCGGTTTCACCGTTCTTTACCTCAGCCTGATCGTGCTGATTCCGCTCTCGGCCACCTTTCTGAAGGCCGCGCAGCTCGGCTGGGAGGGCATCTGGCAGGCGGTCAGCAGCCCGCGCGTGCTGGCCTCGTATCGCCTGACCTTCGGTGCGTCCCTGTTCGCGGCCACCATCAATCTGGTGTTCGGCCTGCTGGTGGCATGGGTGCTGGTGCGCTACCGCTTTCCCGGCCGGCGGCTGGTGGATGCGCTGGTGGACCTGCCGTTTGCCTTGCCCACGGCGGTGGCCGGCATCGCGCTGACGGCGCTGTACGCGCCCAATGGTTGGCTGGGCGCGCTGCTGGTGCCGCTGGGCGTGAAGGTGGCCTTCACGCCGCTGGGCATCGTGGTGGCGCTGATATTCATCGGCCTGCCGTTCGTGGTGCGCACGGTGCAGCCGGTGCTTGAGGATGCCGAGGCGGAGCTTGAAGAAGCCGCGGCGAGTCTTGGCGCCGGCCGGCTGACCACGTTCCGGCGCGTGATCCTGCCGACCATCTGGCCGGCGCTGCTGACCGGCTTCACGCTGGCCTTCGCCCGGGCGCTGGGCGAGTACGGGTCGGTGATCTTCATCGCCGGCAATCTGCCGTTCGTGTCCGAGATCACGCCGCTGCTGATCATCACCAAGCTTGAGCAATACGACTACGCCGGCGCCACGGCCATTGCCGCCTCGATGCTGACGCTGTCGTTCCTGCTGCTGCTGCCGATCAACCTGCTGCAGGCCTGGAGCCGGCGGCGCACCGGTGGAGTCTGA